CCTCGGCGAGGAACATGCGGACGGGCCGTTTCCCGGCCTCATCCACTGCTTTACTTCCGGCCCCGAACTCGCTGAAAAAGCGCTTGCAATAGGTTTTTATATTTCCTTTTCGGGGATCGTTTCATTCAAGAACGCGCAATCCGTCCAGGCGGTCGCGCGCGACGTTCCGGCGGACCGGTTTCTGGTTGAAACCGACTCGCCCTATCTGGCGCCGGTGCCCAAGCGCGGCAAGCGCAACGAACCTGCCTATGTGACCCATGTGGCCGATGCCATCGCGACATTGCGCGCCGTGGCCCCGGCCGAGATCGCCCGGCTCTCGACCGATAACTTTTTCCGTCTTTTCAATCGCGTAACCGTTTCGGCCTGACAATGCGGGTGACCATTCTCGGCAGCGGACCATCCAGCGGCGTACCGATGATCGGCGGCAAATGGGGCAATTGCGACCCCAACGAACCGCGAAACCGCCGCGGACGATCCTCGCTGCTGATCGAATCCGGCGACGCCACCGTCCTGGTGGACACGTCGCCGGATTGCCGCGCCCAATTGCTCGATGCCGGCGTCTCGCGACTGGACGCCGTGCTTTACAGTCATGCCCATGCGGATCACAGCCACGGGATCGACGACCTTCGCTGGGTCAATATCGCCATGACGGCGCCGATTCCGGTTTTTGGCGACGCCCGTACGCTGGCGGCGCTGCAGGAACGGTTCGGTTACTGCTTTACGCCGCTGGAACGCTTCGAGGGACGGCCGCTGCATTATTACAAGCCGGTACTGGAGCCCAACGAGGTG
This Alphaproteobacteria bacterium DNA region includes the following protein-coding sequences:
- a CDS encoding MBL fold metallo-hydrolase, which gives rise to MRVTILGSGPSSGVPMIGGKWGNCDPNEPRNRRGRSSLLIESGDATVLVDTSPDCRAQLLDAGVSRLDAVLYSHAHADHSHGIDDLRWVNIAMTAPIPVFGDARTLAALQERFGYCFTPLERFEGRPLHYYKPVLEPNEVTGPFTVAGLAVAPFEQQHGNRSKTLGFRIGKFAYSTDVSALDEAAFATLAGIDTWIVDAFRREPHPTHAHLDLTLRWIERIRPRHAVLVHMGGDLDYRTLCAELPDGVEPGYDGMVVTV